The genomic interval ATGTTGAATTGATAAAGGAGATGGTGTTGGTCAGATTGAAATACTACATATTGGATGGTTAATTGGATATTAAATCTATTAAGGTTAGTTTCCCTAATTTTCATCAGAGTCACAGTATTTCTTTCCCCACTCGCATAAAGAGTCTAAAATGGGAAGTACAGACTCTCCCTTGGGTGTAAGGGAATACTCCACTTTAGGGGGAACTTGTGGATAAACTTTTCTATTGATTATCCTGTCTTTTTCCAGTTCTCTAAGGGTTTTGGTAAGCATTCTCTGTGTAATATCCGGTAATTTCTTATTTATCTCACTAAACCTCAATTTCCCGTCCTTTAATGAACACAAAACCAATGATTTCCATTTACCACCTATCTGGTTAATGGCAGCTTCTACTGAACAGATATATTCATGGTTTTCACCATTAACGGTCATTTTATCACCCCCTGAACTAAGAGCGCAGTGACTAAATGCATATCAAAATATATTTTTGATATTGTTATCAGACTAGTTAATGATATAATTTATGATAGTAAGTATACTTTTTGTAAGTATATATGATTATTGTCAGTACATATTTTATATACTATTACTTACCTTTTTATATTGTTAATATGTTGAGGTGAAAAAATGCAAGTAAAATTCGATTTACAACATTTCTGCTGTGGTCCTAAAGGATGTGAATTAGAAGTAGTATACGGCGAAATGATGGATGCAGAAGATTAATAGATTTTTTTTATTAAATAAAAATTTCTATTCTTCTATTTTTTTTATTTAAACTCTAAGTGTTTTATTTGAAGTTTTATTTGAAGTTTGTTAAATTTTAATGGCATTTATTTAATCCTGTTGCCATTCATTTTTTTCTTTCTTCCGTGCGGACAGATATAAATGCACAATCCACAAACATTCCATTCTTCACCAGAACCCAAGTATTCTTCGCACTTACGGGCATCGTAACGCACATCTCTGTTTTCATCTTCATGAAAGGGAGCACCGGTGAATGCAGAAACAGGACAGATATCCACGCAGCCGGTGCAGTTCCCACAGTGATCATTCATTTTCTTCCCAGTGACTTTCAGTGGTGCATCGGTGGGAATGGTAATCCACCGCACCCTGGGGCCTGCTTGAGGGGTGATGAGAAGGCAACTTTTCCCAATCCAACCGTGTCCTGCCAGATTAGCTGCCAACTTATGGGAGATAACTCCACAGATCCGCTCGTCATCATATCGCTGAGAAGCAGGTATGGGAAGAGCCCTGAAACCTGCACTCTGAACACAACTGCTTAAACGTGAAGCCAGAAGGTCAAGTCTCATGTTTATAATTTCATAACCGTGATGGCGGTAGTTTAATGCCACGGAACGTTCTTCTCTGTGGGGAAGCTGATCTACAATACTGTCCATGATTCTCATGCCCAATGAAATAGCCCGGGGATAGGAAGCAACTTCATCACCACCCTGATCCCGGATAAAATCATGGGCAGATGAAAGGTCAGCCACACCATAAAAATCAGCACCTTCAAGAGAGGATATTTCTCGCAGATTCTGATCTAATTCTTCAATATCCATCTTGATGCCTTCATAACTCTTTTAGTAACTAAATTTAGCTTATTCTCTATATCCTTTCTTCACTTGTAAATTATTATTCATGTATTCAATTATCTATTTCAGCAGGATTATTATAAAAATCCAAACATTATAGAGGTGATTCAGATAAATAACGCTTCTTTAAAAGTGCATTTGTCAAAGATGACCTAATCTAGTGATTTTTCCACAACAGTTTCCACAATTTAAAATCCTTTTATGTATTTAATTATGGTTTATTTTGTCGTATAATTGTTATAATTGCACTCATATAATACTATAAATAGATATGATTGAATATAGTAAGTTAGGTGTTCCAAATGGAAGTTAATGTTATTAATTTCAAGGATAAATTCTCTAAAATAGATGAGTTACATTCTTACAAGGTTATTGCTCAAATGAATAATTACTATTTCAAAATTGTTAAAGCTAAAAGAGATTTTATATGGCATAGCCATCCAGAGACTGATGAAGTATTCTTGGTTATTCAGGGGAACCTACAAATTGATTTGAGGGATAAAACATTATATTTGAAGGAAGGAGAAATGGCAGTGATTCCAAAGGGAATTGAACATAAACCTTCGTGTGATGAAGAATGTCATGTATTGTTAATAGAACCATCAGACACTCTTAATACTGGTGATGCTGGAGGAGACCTAACAGATGAAAATGTTGAATGGATATAATCTAGATCTCTCCCATCTTTTCGATAGGATAGACGTTTATTTTAATTGTCAGATTTCATCCCACCATATCCTATGACATTTCAATCATTTGTTTTATGCATGGATCTGTGTATGGGTTTAAACCTTCATAGATTCTATGTGGATAGATGAATTGAGGTACTCATTCATTTGTAGTTTCAATTGTAATGTGCCTCCGAATAGTTACAGCATTCTTAAAAAGGATATATCCTTTATCTAGGCTACGAATACCATCTGTTCCACTATTTAGTTTCAAATCTCTTTTAATATTTCATCAAACTCCGAATCACTTAAAACAGGTTTTATACCTTCAAGAGATACTTCTTCTAAAAGATTAGCATATCTCATGCCCCTAGTACGTTCAGCCATAATTGGTTCCTTCAATTTATGAACCCTCAAAATCCACACAAAACCTTTTTTATTATGAAGGTAAGATTTAACATGGTCATTAGTCCAGATGTGAAACTTAGATAGGCCTCCAATCCTAGTAATAGGTTTTTCTATAATAGCTTCAAGTCTGGCGTAATATTTTATTTCCATTTTTTTATCATCAATAGTAGGTAAAGCGTTTTCTTCAACAAAGGATTGATATTCCTTTTTGAAACTATCTAAAGAACCTTCTTTTAATGCATAACTAATTGTAGGGTATAAGATGAATTCTTGGAGATTAGTTTTATATTTCCTGATAAGAATAGATTGTTTACCTTGTCCTAATGCTTCTACTGTAGCATTCCATTCATTGAGGCACTTCTTTATTTTTACCATGTAATAATCCCCCTAACTTGTACATAATTTTAATAATAAATATGATACTATAACAAATTAAGTATTTAGATTAGCTGGGGAGATGGTGATTGTAAATGTCTGATTCACTTGTAGAAGCTTTGCCAAAAATCTTAAAGCAAGGAAAACGAGAAGCACAAAGAATTTTAGACGGACTTTCAAAAAAGAATAGAATCACGTTACAAACAAATGAATTAGTTTTACCTTCTAAGGATAGCTCAGGTTTGTATAGAGGCCAGATAAAGGATATTGACGATAATGATTGGTTTAACCGATTAATTTATGGAGATAATTTGCTAGCTATGCAAGCTTTACTAGCGGGTGACAATAATTCACCCTCTCTTAGAGGTAAAATTGATTTGATCTATATTGATCCTCCATATGACTCAAAAGCAGATTATAGGACCAAAATACAATTACCAAATGTTGATATTGAGCAAAGACCCACAGTTATCGAACAATTTGCATATTCGGATACTTGGAAAGATGGAACCGCAAGTTACCTTCAGATGATGATCCCTCGACTTATTTTGATGAGAGAACTTCTTTCTGAGCAAGGTTCAATCTATGTGCATATTGATTGGCATGTTGGTCATTACTTAAAGGTTATTATGGATGACATATTTGGTAAGGATAACTTTGTTAATGAAATTGTTTGGTCATATGGAAAGATGGCTTCTTCATCGAAGAAATTTCTTGCGAATCACGATGTAATTTATTTCTATAAGAAATCTAACGATAATTATTTCATTCCTGTTAAAAATAAATTAGATAAACCAGTTAAACGTTTAGCAAGAGAAATGGTAGATGGAAAATTAAAAAATGCAAGAAACCCAGATGGCTCTGTTAAATATGTGATGATAACTGAGAAACTAGTAGATGATAACTGGGGAGACATTCCTAGAGTTATGCCTGCAAGTGGAGAATTCATAAATTACTCAACACAAAAACCTGAAAAGCTTATTAAGAGAATGATTGATTCTTCTTGTCCGGAAAATGGGATTGTTGCTGATTTTTTTGCAGGTAGTGGTACTACTGGGGCAGTTGCAGAAAAACTTGGAAGAAAATGGATATTATCAGATTTAGGAAAACCAGCGTGTATGATCACAAGGAAAAGAATGATAGATTTGAATTCTAAGCCATTTCTATTCCAATCTATTGGTGATTATCAGAAAGAACAATATGAAAAGTCGGAATTTAGAACAATTAGAGATTTAGCTCATGTAATCATTAACCTTTATGGTGCCACTCCATTCCCTGCTAATGAAGGTGCTCCAGCTAATGCAGGTTATATCAAACAATCGAGAACTCTCGTTGTTGTTGATTCTCCTTCTAAAATGACTGGTTATAATACTCTAAGAAGGGCTCAAGAGTTTAGAAACTCGTTTGCAGGAGGTTGGAAAAAGGTAGTAGTCTTGGGATGGAACTTTGTATCAAATATCGGAGAGATCATAAGTAGCTTAGATGACAAGAATCTTGAGGTTCTTGTAATTCCTGCTGATTTATTAGACACTTTAAAGACTAAAGCGAAGTATAAGAAATTAATTCAGTCAGGTAAGGTAAGGTTCTCTTCTCTCCAGTATTTAACTGTTAAACCTGTTCAAAAATCAGATTATGATTCAAATAATGATAAGATAACTGTGGAGCTAGATAATTATATATTACTTTCTCCAGATGCCCTCCCCCTTGATGAAAAAAACAAAGCTTTATTGGAGAATGTTATTAAAGAGGATCCTCTTAGCCTTATTGAATATTGGAGTATTGACCCTGATTATGATGGTGAAGTTTTCCGTAGTAAGTGGCAGGATTACCGTCAAAATGTTGCTAATGATAATGATCCGTTCCGGGTGATTCGTAAGGCAGAATTAATCATTCCTAAGGAAAATAGGAAAAGAAAAATCTGTGTTAAGGCTGTTGATGTGTTTGGTTTTGAAAGTGCGACCGTGGTAGAGGTGGAATAATTATGTCTAGGATGACACACCAAGGTACCAGGGATATTCCCTTATTATTCGCCAGGGAATTGACTAATAAAGTGAACAGGGCTTGGAAAGATGGATCATTTATAGAAAGTGTAACTCCGATAACAAAGGATTTGTTGAGGTTCTGGTTTACTGAAGCATTTTGTGATACACGAAAGTTCAATTTCCACGAAGGTCAAAGACAAGCTATTTTGAACACGATATATCTTCATGAGGTAATGGGTGTTAGTAATGTGATGGATATGTATAAATCTATTCGCCCTGAGTTACTTAGTGAGATGAATCTTCTGGATCTGGAGAAAGACAAATACAAACATCCTAAATATGCTATTAAGATGGCTACAGGTACTGGTAAAACATGGGTTATGCATGCATTGCTCCTCTGGCAGTTTTTAAATGCTAAACATGAAAACGAACCTTCTGGAAGATATTCTAAGAATTTCTTACTTGTTGCACCGGGATTGATTGTTTATGAAAGACTTTTAGATGCATTTTTAGGAAAAGAGCAGGTGGATGGTACTAGAGACTTTGATCAATCAGACTTCAAGACCTTTGAGAAGTTATTTGTACCTCCAGCATATAAGGATATTATTTTTGGATTCATACAATCTAATGTAGCTCGCAAAGAAGAAATAGGAACTAAAGTAACTGGTGAAGGCCTTATTGCTATCACTAATTGGCATTTATTGGCTGAAGAGGAAGAAAAATATAGTGATAAATCTCCAATTGAGGATCCCACAGCAGTCATTAAAGATGTTCTTCCAATCACTCCAGGGAAAAGAGCTGGTAATGCTTTAGATTCTTTAGACAGCCAGTATCTTAGGGGAAGAGAAGTAGAATATCTTGCTAATTTACCAGATTTAGTTGTATTTAATGATGAAGCTCATCACATTCATGAAGTGAAACGTGGTGGAGAAATATTTGAAGTGCAATGGCAAAGGAGTTTGTTAAAGATATCTGAGCCTAAAAATGAGAATTTTATTCAAATAGACTTTTCTGCAACTCCTTACAGTGTCACAGGCAGTGGACAGAAACGTACTAGGCATTTCTTCCCTCACATAGTTGTTAATTTTGACCTAAGAACATCCATTAGGCACGGGTTGGTTAAAACCATAGCTTTGGATAGGAGAAAAGAAGTTGCCACCATGAAACTTGATTTCAAAGCCATTAGGGAAGGTAAAGACGTTGTGGGTTTGTCTGATGGGCAGAAAATCATGCTTAGAGCGGGTTTACAAAAGTTAAATATCCTTGAAAGAGAATTTGTTGATCTAACTTCCAACGAAGAGGGTGTTTCCAGTAAACATCCGAAGATGATGGTTATTTGTGAGGATACTAAGGTTGCTCCTTTTGTAACAGACTTCTTGATTAAATCAGAGGGTTTATCTGAAGATGATGTGATGGAGATTCATTCAGATCGTAAAGGTAACATACCTCAGAAAGAGTGGGATGAAACCAAACAGCGATTATTTAATATTGACAAACATAAGAGTCCAAGAGTCATTGTTTCTGTTCTTATGTTAAGGGAAGGTTTTGATGTTAACAACATCTGTGTTATTGTTCCATTAAGATCAACTACTTCGTTTATACTCTTGGAACAGACTATTGGTCGTGGATTAAGGTTAATGTGGAGAGAACCTATTTTCGAAGAAGTTAAAGCTGAGAATAGGATACGATTATTGGATAAAAAGGAAGAACCCATAAATTATTTGGATATATTGAGTATTGTGGAACATCCTGCGTTCATAGAATTTTATGAGAAGTTAATTGATGAAGGTACAGTGGGAACTGCTGAAAAACCACCAACTGAACGCGAGAACATCTTAGGTGACATTATTAATGTTGGATTGAGGGAAGATTATGAGAAATATGATTTTTATTGGCCCTTAATTATCCGTGAAAGTGAGGAAAACCTCGCACCTACGGAATTATCATTCGAGAACATGGAATCATTTCCGGTTGCCTTGGAAGATTTGAAGCAATTAGTTCCCAAGAAGGGTGATGTTTTTTATTCTGAGGAGGTTACTGTTAGGACTAGGTTTGGAGAGTATTCTGTAACTGCGGATATATTTAATGCTAATAGTTATAATGAATTCCTAGCCAAACTGGTAAAGGGTGTAACTTCTATGTTGATACCCATGGGTCGTAAAAGGAAAAAATCGTTCCCTATGATGCAAATTAACAATGCAGAAATAGCCAAACTTACTGATGATTATATACGGCATAGATTGTTTGATCAATATTTTGATCCGATGGTTGATGATAATTGGAGGATACTCTTTTTATCTGAGTCCAAGATACTATCGCATATCATTAAAAATGTCAGCAAAGCAATCTATGAGATGCAGAACAATGTGGATGTCACGGAAGCAGAAGTAATCAAAAAACCATTTTCCGATGTAGCAGAAATAAAAATGAGGGAGAACTTCTCTCTAGACATTTCCAAGGCTATATATGAAAAATTAGCTTATCCTTCTCATAGAGGAGGATTTGAAAAAGCATTCATGGAGTTCATTGACAAAGATTCAGAAGTTCATTCTTTTATTAAAATCAACGAAGTTTATCATGACTTTGCTCATATTACTTATATCAGAGAAGATGGACTTTTATCTCATTACTATCCGGACTTCTTAGTGCGAACATCTAATAAGGTGTATCTTGTTGAGACAAAAGCTGAAAAAGATGTTAAAAATCCTGATGTTCAGCAAAAGAGAAGAGCCACTATTGACTGGATAGATAAAATTAACCAACTTAAACCAGAAGATAGGCTTTACTCCCAATGGCATTACGTTTTACTTGGTGAGAACACTTTCTATGAGCTAAGTGAAAAGGGTGCCGATACTATTGATATCCTTGAATATGAGAAGAAAACAAGAGGGCAGATTGAAGGTACTTTAGAGGATTATTTTATCTAAATCATTTGCACGCATTTGAATCATCAAATTAAATGTTAAAATAAGTCAAGATAGTGCAGGGGAAGGGATTCGAACCCTTGAAGGCCTACGCCAATAGGCCCTGAACCTATCCCCTTTGACCGCTCGGGAACCCCTGCTTATACCATGCATAGTTAAAGATCACTTAAAAGTTTTCTTATCTTGTTTGTACTTATATATTTAGTGTGTGTGGAGTCTATAAATCAGGAAGATGAATAGGTTGTTCTAAAACGAATCCCCGAATTTCAGCTGGCTCTGGCAGGTCATATATAATTTCTTCATGTTCAATGAGGGTGTGAGGAAGATTTTCAAATCGCCCCACGCACTCACATTTCTCGATATCCTCTTTCAGAGGTAAAAGCAAGTTTTGGTGAAAGTTTTGGTGACAATCATGACATCTCATCACTTTTTTGGCCCCTGAACATCTCCCTCTTTTGGCCAGTGGCTCTCTATCCACCTCTTACAATACCCTTGAAAAATCAAACACAGTTGCTGATAGAGGTTCTAATTCCATAGGCATCCAGAAGGATTAAGCTCCCCAATTTCTTCTTCTTTAATACTCCCACTAACATAATATTCTCCCATGTTTGAAGCCTCTAAGATCCAATTCCCATCTTGATTCACAGATAAAATGGTGAAATCTCCCCTTCTGGATGATGGTGTGTCCAATCGCACTGTGTGGAGTTTTTCACCCCGTGCTCTGGCCACATTCAAAATTCAAACACTCAAATTTTTCATCACATTAATCGAATTCTTAATTTAAGGTTGATAAACCGCATAAAAACCATCAGTGTCAGCGTAAACTGGTTTAAATCCGAACTTTTCTGCCTTTGCCATGGTTTTTTTAATGTAATCTCTTCCCCAGGCAGTTATGGCATCAGCACATTCCAGACGGTACCATCTGAAACGAGAATAACCGTAAACTCCGTACATGGAATTGGCCAGCCTTTTCAAAGCTTCCTGCTGCACATTGAGGATCCTCTTTTCCTCTTCATCCTCTGATTCTTTCATCATGGTTTTAAGACGCACCCTTTCCTTTAGTATGTTGCCTATAATTGATGGAACAAAACCAGGTGGTTCTTTAAGAAATTTGTATCCTCCTTCAGGGGAAATATGACATTTTTGAGGGTCACATTCTTTCACAATAGTGTCTGGGGAGACATTTTTGGATATGATGATGCTGGGGTACAGGCTGCGAAAATCGAAGTAAACAATGTTTTCATGGAGTCCTTTAACCGGATCCTTCACATAACCTCCGGCAGCCCTTTTACCTCTCCGATTTGAATACTGGGATGCTGAAGGCTTGTTAGGCACCACTTCACCCTGTTCGTAGGCTTTGCGGATGAGATACCATTCCACCAGCTGACCAGTGGCCATACGGGCCACATCAAAAAATGGTTGACCCACAATTCGAGTAATTTCCAGGGGTAATGGTAACATTTTCTCCCCAATTTCAGTAACTGCTACAGCATCATCCAGAGAGTACTTATGGAGTGTTTCCAGTTTCTCGCCACCCTCTTCCCAGTACTGGTATATCTCATCCCCGGGAATATCCTCTTTTTCCCGTCCAAAAAGCTCCAAATAAACTCTATCTAATGTATAACGGTCTAGTTGGAGGTAACGGCGCATGATAAGGTAAAGATCAACATGAACTCTTCCTTTAACCAGCGCAGCATTGGCAAAACCTCTTTTAATGAATTTAAGGGAAGAACCATCAGTTCCCAGGTTTAGAGGAATGTCTAGAATTGCAGCCCGGTCTTTGATATAGGGAAAATCAAAGTTGTCAGAGTTATAACCAATGATAATGTAGGGGTTTTCTTCCTCTACAATTTCAACCAGCCTTTTAATCATTTCAGCCTCACTTTCTACAGTTTCTACAAAATCCAAGCGAGATTCAGCAGTGGATAGCACCTTCCGCAATCCATGGTTAGTGGAGAGGCTGATCATAATTATGGGATCTCTTTCTGAGTTAGGCATTCCCTGGGGGTTGTAAACTTCAATATCCAGACTTAATGTTTTAAGATTGGGGAATTCAGAGCTAATGGGGCGAATTTCACCTTTCAAATCAACTATACAAGTTTTACTATCTGGAGGTATTTCTTTTACTTGGAGGGAATCTACAGTTTCAACTTCCACTTCCACCTCTGCCATGGGAAACAATCCCTTATCTATCAGATATCTCCGATAAAATGGAATATCATGTTCTCTGATTTCCTTAACCTCTGATAAATCTCTTATTTTATCTCTTAATTTGGGCACATCTTGGGGATGTTTCAAAGTGACTTTTAAAAAATCTTTATCACGGGCCAGGTCTTTCTTTTTCACTTTTTCAACTTTCAGAATTTCCATTTTCTCT from Methanobacteriaceae archaeon carries:
- a CDS encoding winged helix-turn-helix transcriptional regulator, whose protein sequence is MTVNGENHEYICSVEAAINQIGGKWKSLVLCSLKDGKLRFSEINKKLPDITQRMLTKTLRELEKDRIINRKVYPQVPPKVEYSLTPKGESVLPILDSLCEWGKKYCDSDEN
- a CDS encoding epoxyqueuosine reductase, translating into MDIEELDQNLREISSLEGADFYGVADLSSAHDFIRDQGGDEVASYPRAISLGMRIMDSIVDQLPHREERSVALNYRHHGYEIINMRLDLLASRLSSCVQSAGFRALPIPASQRYDDERICGVISHKLAANLAGHGWIGKSCLLITPQAGPRVRWITIPTDAPLKVTGKKMNDHCGNCTGCVDICPVSAFTGAPFHEDENRDVRYDARKCEEYLGSGEEWNVCGLCIYICPHGRKKKMNGNRIK
- a CDS encoding cupin domain-containing protein, producing the protein MEVNVINFKDKFSKIDELHSYKVIAQMNNYYFKIVKAKRDFIWHSHPETDEVFLVIQGNLQIDLRDKTLYLKEGEMAVIPKGIEHKPSCDEECHVLLIEPSDTLNTGDAGGDLTDENVEWI
- a CDS encoding DUF1802 family protein → MVKIKKCLNEWNATVEALGQGKQSILIRKYKTNLQEFILYPTISYALKEGSLDSFKKEYQSFVEENALPTIDDKKMEIKYYARLEAIIEKPITRIGGLSKFHIWTNDHVKSYLHNKKGFVWILRVHKLKEPIMAERTRGMRYANLLEEVSLEGIKPVLSDSEFDEILKEI
- a CDS encoding site-specific DNA-methyltransferase, with amino-acid sequence MSDSLVEALPKILKQGKREAQRILDGLSKKNRITLQTNELVLPSKDSSGLYRGQIKDIDDNDWFNRLIYGDNLLAMQALLAGDNNSPSLRGKIDLIYIDPPYDSKADYRTKIQLPNVDIEQRPTVIEQFAYSDTWKDGTASYLQMMIPRLILMRELLSEQGSIYVHIDWHVGHYLKVIMDDIFGKDNFVNEIVWSYGKMASSSKKFLANHDVIYFYKKSNDNYFIPVKNKLDKPVKRLAREMVDGKLKNARNPDGSVKYVMITEKLVDDNWGDIPRVMPASGEFINYSTQKPEKLIKRMIDSSCPENGIVADFFAGSGTTGAVAEKLGRKWILSDLGKPACMITRKRMIDLNSKPFLFQSIGDYQKEQYEKSEFRTIRDLAHVIINLYGATPFPANEGAPANAGYIKQSRTLVVVDSPSKMTGYNTLRRAQEFRNSFAGGWKKVVVLGWNFVSNIGEIISSLDDKNLEVLVIPADLLDTLKTKAKYKKLIQSGKVRFSSLQYLTVKPVQKSDYDSNNDKITVELDNYILLSPDALPLDEKNKALLENVIKEDPLSLIEYWSIDPDYDGEVFRSKWQDYRQNVANDNDPFRVIRKAELIIPKENRKRKICVKAVDVFGFESATVVEVE
- a CDS encoding DEAD/DEAH box helicase family protein, translated to MSRMTHQGTRDIPLLFARELTNKVNRAWKDGSFIESVTPITKDLLRFWFTEAFCDTRKFNFHEGQRQAILNTIYLHEVMGVSNVMDMYKSIRPELLSEMNLLDLEKDKYKHPKYAIKMATGTGKTWVMHALLLWQFLNAKHENEPSGRYSKNFLLVAPGLIVYERLLDAFLGKEQVDGTRDFDQSDFKTFEKLFVPPAYKDIIFGFIQSNVARKEEIGTKVTGEGLIAITNWHLLAEEEEKYSDKSPIEDPTAVIKDVLPITPGKRAGNALDSLDSQYLRGREVEYLANLPDLVVFNDEAHHIHEVKRGGEIFEVQWQRSLLKISEPKNENFIQIDFSATPYSVTGSGQKRTRHFFPHIVVNFDLRTSIRHGLVKTIALDRRKEVATMKLDFKAIREGKDVVGLSDGQKIMLRAGLQKLNILEREFVDLTSNEEGVSSKHPKMMVICEDTKVAPFVTDFLIKSEGLSEDDVMEIHSDRKGNIPQKEWDETKQRLFNIDKHKSPRVIVSVLMLREGFDVNNICVIVPLRSTTSFILLEQTIGRGLRLMWREPIFEEVKAENRIRLLDKKEEPINYLDILSIVEHPAFIEFYEKLIDEGTVGTAEKPPTERENILGDIINVGLREDYEKYDFYWPLIIRESEENLAPTELSFENMESFPVALEDLKQLVPKKGDVFYSEEVTVRTRFGEYSVTADIFNANSYNEFLAKLVKGVTSMLIPMGRKRKKSFPMMQINNAEIAKLTDDYIRHRLFDQYFDPMVDDNWRILFLSESKILSHIIKNVSKAIYEMQNNVDVTEAEVIKKPFSDVAEIKMRENFSLDISKAIYEKLAYPSHRGGFEKAFMEFIDKDSEVHSFIKINEVYHDFAHITYIREDGLLSHYYPDFLVRTSNKVYLVETKAEKDVKNPDVQQKRRATIDWIDKINQLKPEDRLYSQWHYVLLGENTFYELSEKGADTIDILEYEKKTRGQIEGTLEDYFI
- a CDS encoding ribonuclease H-like domain-containing protein; the encoded protein is MEIKKMVLLDIDYITQDEKAVIRLFGTEKNDKEENPIIVLDDGFKPYIYVMPHDLDACQEQIEKMEILKVEKVKKKDLARDKDFLKVTLKHPQDVPKLRDKIRDLSEVKEIREHDIPFYRRYLIDKGLFPMAEVEVEVETVDSLQVKEIPPDSKTCIVDLKGEIRPISSEFPNLKTLSLDIEVYNPQGMPNSERDPIIMISLSTNHGLRKVLSTAESRLDFVETVESEAEMIKRLVEIVEEENPYIIIGYNSDNFDFPYIKDRAAILDIPLNLGTDGSSLKFIKRGFANAALVKGRVHVDLYLIMRRYLQLDRYTLDRVYLELFGREKEDIPGDEIYQYWEEGGEKLETLHKYSLDDAVAVTEIGEKMLPLPLEITRIVGQPFFDVARMATGQLVEWYLIRKAYEQGEVVPNKPSASQYSNRRGKRAAGGYVKDPVKGLHENIVYFDFRSLYPSIIISKNVSPDTIVKECDPQKCHISPEGGYKFLKEPPGFVPSIIGNILKERVRLKTMMKESEDEEEKRILNVQQEALKRLANSMYGVYGYSRFRWYRLECADAITAWGRDYIKKTMAKAEKFGFKPVYADTDGFYAVYQP